GAAATGGTCACTGGGCTCATCATCATCATCCCCAGCGCAAGCAAAATGCAGGAGATCACCATATCGACGACCACAAAAGGGAGATACAAATAAAAACCAATTTTAAACGCGCTCTTGATTTCACTCAGCGCATAAGCAGGTAATAAGGCCAAAATGGAGGGCTTGTCATCTACGACAACCACTTCACCGTCTCGTGTTGCACGGTCTACCTGTGCTTTTTCAAAGAAACGAGTCAGCTCTGGATCTGCATATTTTTTTAAATAACTGCGGTAACTATCGAGCCCGTTTTCTGCAAAATAGCTAACCGACTCAACGCTACTAAAGTTGATATTGTCGTCACGATAAACGTCATAAGCGTCTTTCATTACCGGCGTCATAACAAACATAGATAAAAGTAGAGCAATACCATTCAGCGTCATATTGGACGGCACTTGCTGCAGCCCCAAGGCATTGCGTACCATCACAAATACAATGGAGAACTTGATATAACAGGTTCCAGAGGCAATCAGAAATGGCAGCAGCGTAGAAAACGCCAGCAGCGCAATCATCGAAATGTCATTCGACATGCAAAACCTCTTGCTGTATCTCTAACAATTCCACACCCAGCCGACCATCCACCTGAACCAACTCGCCTCGCGCAATCAATACCCCATTGGCCTTCACTTCAATCTGCTTCTCTGCATCTGGAAGCAATGGCAGTAATTGCCCAAGATATAAATCGCCCAGCTCGGCCACACTGACCGTGCTTTGCTGCAAAATAAATTCCAAACGTAGCGGCAGCTCTGCCAGTAAATCTGGGATTTCAGTAGGCGTAACAAGATGCGCTTGGTCTTCTCTTTCAATCATGATTCCATCCTCATTTTGCCAATAGCGGCCTATCCTCACATCGCAGCTTTTAACCCAATGCGTTTCTTCGGTAATAAGTAATACATCCCCCACGCCCAAGCGTGCTTTTGCTCGCTGGCTCAACTTGCTGTAGCCAATTTCAAATATTAATTGCAAGGGCAAAGTAAGCAGCCATGCAGGGTTTACCTTATCTTGACCTTTCCTCATTGCAGGGATATCGATCAGCCACACCCGCCCTTGCGGTGTTGTCAGGCACGGCATGGCTGAGACAGGCATCTGGGCTTTTTCACCAAGTTGCAAACTATCGTAAGCTAACTCAGTAGCGGTGAATTCCAAAGGGCGAGGAGTAGCCATAAAAAGAGCCTGCAACAGTCCCTCATCACCTGTTGAGCCCAATATTTCAGCCAGAGCAGGTGAAACACAGGACAGCCATTCGTGCAAGCTCAGCAGACCTTGCCAACGTCCTCCGTCAACAGAGAAAACATGACATGCTTCCACATCTGGCAAGCTGAAGCTCACCTCAATACCTTGTACTTGCCAACACTTTTGCGCGTGCTGCCAAGCATGCTCTGTACTTGTTAGCTGGCGCAATCCCAATGCATTCACTCGTTTTCCTCATCCTTCGGGTCTTGGCCCTGCTGCTGATCTTTTTGCTGCTCGGAATCACCCAATAAAGTCCAATGCTCAGTGTTATCAATTTGTTGCAAGTGATGGTGCAAACGATCCTGCACAAAGGCATTGGATGGTTGCAATTCAAGCTGCCGATTTCCTTCTTGTGACTGCGCCTGAATACTGACTGAGTGCCCAGCTCCCCAGCGATTAAAACGATAAAGCATCTGACCATCAGGCTGTTGATCTGCTACTGCAACATCGCTCGTTCCTTGACTGAGAGCCTCTTCACTCTTTGGACGATAATTTACAATATGGGCTTCCTTAGTAGGTGCCCGTGATACAAAATTTCCTTCGCCATTGGCAAAGGATGCTGCAAGCATCTGCTCTTGAGCAGATAGCAAATC
This genomic interval from Iodobacter fluviatilis contains the following:
- a CDS encoding EscR/YscR/HrcR family type III secretion system export apparatus protein, with the translated sequence MSNDISMIALLAFSTLLPFLIASGTCYIKFSIVFVMVRNALGLQQVPSNMTLNGIALLLSMFVMTPVMKDAYDVYRDDNINFSSVESVSYFAENGLDSYRSYLKKYADPELTRFFEKAQVDRATRDGEVVVVDDKPSILALLPAYALSEIKSAFKIGFYLYLPFVVVDMVISCILLALGMMMMSPVTISVPIKLVLFVALDGWTLLSKGLVLQYLDLAT
- a CDS encoding FliM/FliN family flagellar motor switch protein, with the translated sequence MNALGLRQLTSTEHAWQHAQKCWQVQGIEVSFSLPDVEACHVFSVDGGRWQGLLSLHEWLSCVSPALAEILGSTGDEGLLQALFMATPRPLEFTATELAYDSLQLGEKAQMPVSAMPCLTTPQGRVWLIDIPAMRKGQDKVNPAWLLTLPLQLIFEIGYSKLSQRAKARLGVGDVLLITEETHWVKSCDVRIGRYWQNEDGIMIEREDQAHLVTPTEIPDLLAELPLRLEFILQQSTVSVAELGDLYLGQLLPLLPDAEKQIEVKANGVLIARGELVQVDGRLGVELLEIQQEVLHVE